A genome region from Panthera leo isolate Ple1 chromosome A2, P.leo_Ple1_pat1.1, whole genome shotgun sequence includes the following:
- the LOC122214011 gene encoding ribonuclease H2 subunit A isoform X2, with protein sequence MDLSELDRDSTGRCRLNSPVPAVCRKEPCILGVDEAGRGPVLGPMVYAICYCPLSRLADLEALKVADSKTLSESERDRLFVKMQEDGDFVGWALDVLSPNLISTSMLGRVKYNLNSLSHDTATGLVQFALDQGVKVAQVFVDTVGLPDTYQERLQQRFPGIEVTVKAKADALYPVVSAASICAKVARDQAVKNWHFVEKLQDLDADYGSGYPNDPKTKAWLRKHVEPVFGFPQFVRFSWRTAQSILEKEAEGVMCVASPTGRTH encoded by the exons ATGGATCTCAGCGAGCTGGACAGAGACAGTACGGGCCGCTGTCGCCTGAACTCGCCTGTGCCTGCGGTGTGCCGCAAGGAGCCCTGCATCCTGGGTGTCGATGAAGCGGGACGGGGCCCGGTGCTGG GCCCCATGGTCTACGCCATCTGTTATTGCCCCCTGTCTCGTCTGGCAGATCTGGAAGCCCTGAAAGTGGCAG ACTCAAAGACCCTATCGGAGAGCGAGCGAGACAGGCTCTTTGTGAAAATGCAGGAGGACGGGGACTTTGTGGGCTGGGCATTGGACGTGCTGTCTCCAAACCTCATCTCTACCAGCATGCTTGGGCG GGTCAAGTACAACCTGAATTCCCTCTCCCATGATACAGCCACTGGGCTGGTACAGTTTGCATTGGACCAGGGTGTGAAAGTTGCCCAG GTGTTTGTGGACACCGTGGGGCTGCCAGACACCTACCAAGAGCGGCTGCAGCAGCGCTTTCCCGGCATCGAGGTGACAGTCAAGGCCAAAGCAGACGCCCTGTACCCTGTGGTCAGCGCCGCCAGTATCTGTGCCAAG GTGGCCCGTGACCAGGCTGTGAAGAATTGGCACTTTGTGGAAAAACTGCAGGACCTGGACGCCGATTATGGGTCCGGTTACCCCAACG ATCCCAAGACCAAAGCCTGGCTGAGGAAGCATGTGGAGCCCGTGTTCGGCTTCCCCCAGTTTGTCCGGTTCAGCTGGCGCACGGCCCAGAGCAtcctggagaaggaggcagaaggcgTTATGTG TGTTGCCTCTCCCACAGGGAGGACTCACTGA
- the PRDX2 gene encoding peroxiredoxin-2, with amino-acid sequence MTSGKAHVGKPAPDFHATAVVDGAFKEVKLSDYTGKYLVLFFYPLDFTFVCPTEIIAFSERAEDFRKLGCEVLGVSVDSQFTHLAWINTPRKEGGLGPLNIPLLADVTRSLSEDYGVLKEDEGIAYRGLFIIDGKGVLRQITVNDLPVGRSVDEALRLVQAFQYTDEHGEVCPAGWKPGSDTIKPNVDDSKEYFSKHN; translated from the exons ATGACCTCTGGCAAAGCGCACGTCGGAAAGCCCGCCCCGGACTTCCACGCCACCGCCGTGGTGGATGGCGCCTTCAAGGAGGTGAAGCTTTCCGATTACACAG ggaaGTACTTGGTCCTCTTTTTCTACCCGCTGGACTTCACCTTTGTCTGCCCCACGGAGATCATCGCTTTCAGCGAGCGTGCTGAGGACTTCCGCAAGCTGGGCTGTGAGGTGCTGGGGGTCTCTGTCGACTCTCAGTTCACCCACCTGGCTTG GATCAACACTCCCAGGAAGGAAGGGGGCTTGGGTCCCCTGAACATCCCCCTGCTGGCTGATGTAACCAGAAGTTTGTCTGAAGATTATGGCGTCCTGAAGGAAGATGAGGGCATTGCCTACAG GGGCCTCTTTATCATCGATGGCAAGGGTGTCCTTCGCCAGATCACTGTCAATGATTTGCCTGTGGGGCGCTCGGTGGACGAAGCTCTGAGGCTGGTCCAGGCCTTCCAGTACACGGATGAGCATGGCGAAG TCTGTCCCGCTGGCTGGAAGCCAGGCAGCGACACGATTAAACCCAACGTGGACGACAGCAAGGAATACTTCTCCAAACACAACTAG
- the JUNB gene encoding transcription factor jun-B, with amino-acid sequence MCTKMEQPFYHDDSYAAAGYGRAPGGLSLHDYKLLKPSLALNLADPYRSLKAPGARGPGPEGSGGSSYFSGQGSDTGASLKLASSELERLIVPNSNGVITTTPTPPGQYFYPRGGGSGGGAGGAGGGVTEEQEGFADGFVKALDDLHKMNHVTPPNVSLGASSGPPAGPGGVYAGPEPPPVYTNLSSYSPASAPSGGAGAAVGTGSSYPTATISYLPHAPPFAGGHPAQLGLGRGASTFKEEPQTVPEARSRDATPPVSPINMEDQERIKVERKRLRNRLAATKCRKRKLERIARLEDKVKTLKAENAGLSSTAGLLREQVAQLKQKVMTHVSNGCQLLLGVKGHAF; translated from the coding sequence ATGTGCACTAAAATGGAACAGCCCTTCTACCACGACGACTCATACGCAGCAGCGGGATACGGCCGGGCTCCGGGCGGCCTTTCTCTACACGACTACAAACTCCTGAAACCCAGCCTGGCGCTCAACCTGGCCGACCCTTACCGAAGTCTCAAAGCGCCCGGGGCGCGGGGCCCAGGACCAGAGGGCAGCGGTGGCAGCAGCTACTTTTCCGGCCAAGGTTCGGACACAGGCGCATCGCTCAAGCTTGCCTCATCAGAGCTGGAGCGCCTGATCGTCCCCAACAGCAACGGTGTGATCACGACGACGCCCACGCCCCCGGGACAGTACTTTTACCCCCGCGGGGGAGGCAGCGGCGGAGGTGCGGGGGGCGCCGGGGGCGGTGTCACCGAGGAGCAGGAGGGCTTCGCTGACGGCTTTGTCAAAGCCCTGGACGACCTGCACAAGATGAACCACGTGACGCCCCCCAACGTGTCCCTGGGCGCCAGCTCGGGGCCCCCGGCTGGGCCCGGGGGCGTCTACGCCGGCCCGGAGCCTCCTCCCGTCTACACCAACCTCAGCAGCTATTCCCCAGCCTCTGCGCCCTCTGGAGGCGCCGGGGCCGCCGTCGGGACTGGGAGCTCGTACCCGACGGCCACCATCAGCTACCTCCCACACGCACCGCCCTTCGCTGGCGGCCACCCGGCGCAACTGGGTCTGGGCCGCGGCGCTTCCACCTTCAAGGAGGAACCGCAGACCGTGCCTGAGGCGCGCAGCCGTGACGCCACGCCACCGGTGTCCCCCATCAATATGGAAGACCAGGAGCGCATCAAAGTGGAGCGCAAGCGGCTGCGGAACCGGCTGGCGGCCACCAAGTGCCGGAAGCGGAAGCTGGAGCGCATCGCGCGCCTGGAGGACAAGGTGAAGACACTCAAGGCCGAGAACGCGGGGCTGTCGAGCACTGCTGGGCTCCTTCGGGAACAAGTGGCCCAGCTTAAACAGAAGGTCATGACCCATGTCAGCAACGGCTGCCAGCTGCTGCTCGGGGTCAAGGGACACGCCTTCTGA
- the LOC122214011 gene encoding thrombospondin type-1 domain-containing protein 8 isoform X3, translating to MAGSPADLLLPPLMLLLLATPAQFSPEYHYFGEQDEGDTWEQLRQQHQEKEVLDSILGPWGKWRCFCDLGKQERSREVVGTAPGPVFMDRENLVQVRPCRQRDCMSCKPTDCDWRP from the exons ATGGCCGGGAGCCCGGCGGACTTACTGCTGCCGCCTCTGATGCTCCTGCTGCTGGCGACCCCTGCCCAGTTCTCCCCCGAGTACCATTATTTCGGCGAGCAGGACGAAGGCGACACCTGGGAGCAGCTGCGGCAGCAGCATCAGGAGAAAG AAGTGTTGGACTCAATCCTTGGCCCGTGGGGAAAGTGGCGCTGTTTCTGTGACCTGGGCAAGCAAGAGCGCAGCCGCGAGGTGGTGGGCACAGCGCCGGGCCCGGTGTTCATGGACCGCGAAAATCTGGTGCAAGTGCGGCCCTGCAGACAACGTGACTGTATGTCCTGCAAACCGACCGATTGCGACTGGAGGCCCTGA
- the LOC122214011 gene encoding ribonuclease H2 subunit A isoform X1, protein MDLSELDRDSTGRCRLNSPVPAVCRKEPCILGVDEAGRGPVLGPMVYAICYCPLSRLADLEALKVADSKTLSESERDRLFVKMQEDGDFVGWALDVLSPNLISTSMLGRVKYNLNSLSHDTATGLVQFALDQGVKVAQVFVDTVGLPDTYQERLQQRFPGIEVTVKAKADALYPVVSAASICAKVARDQAVKNWHFVEKLQDLDADYGSGYPNDPKTKAWLRKHVEPVFGFPQFVRFSWRTAQSILEKEAEGVMWEDSLTGDQEGPGRITSYFSEGARVRPRLPHRYFQERGLESATTL, encoded by the exons ATGGATCTCAGCGAGCTGGACAGAGACAGTACGGGCCGCTGTCGCCTGAACTCGCCTGTGCCTGCGGTGTGCCGCAAGGAGCCCTGCATCCTGGGTGTCGATGAAGCGGGACGGGGCCCGGTGCTGG GCCCCATGGTCTACGCCATCTGTTATTGCCCCCTGTCTCGTCTGGCAGATCTGGAAGCCCTGAAAGTGGCAG ACTCAAAGACCCTATCGGAGAGCGAGCGAGACAGGCTCTTTGTGAAAATGCAGGAGGACGGGGACTTTGTGGGCTGGGCATTGGACGTGCTGTCTCCAAACCTCATCTCTACCAGCATGCTTGGGCG GGTCAAGTACAACCTGAATTCCCTCTCCCATGATACAGCCACTGGGCTGGTACAGTTTGCATTGGACCAGGGTGTGAAAGTTGCCCAG GTGTTTGTGGACACCGTGGGGCTGCCAGACACCTACCAAGAGCGGCTGCAGCAGCGCTTTCCCGGCATCGAGGTGACAGTCAAGGCCAAAGCAGACGCCCTGTACCCTGTGGTCAGCGCCGCCAGTATCTGTGCCAAG GTGGCCCGTGACCAGGCTGTGAAGAATTGGCACTTTGTGGAAAAACTGCAGGACCTGGACGCCGATTATGGGTCCGGTTACCCCAACG ATCCCAAGACCAAAGCCTGGCTGAGGAAGCATGTGGAGCCCGTGTTCGGCTTCCCCCAGTTTGTCCGGTTCAGCTGGCGCACGGCCCAGAGCAtcctggagaaggaggcagaaggcgTTATGTG GGAGGACTCACTGACAGGGGATCAGGAGGGACCTGGGAGGATCACGTCCTACTTCAGCGAAGGCGCCCGAGTCCGCCCCCGCCTGCCCCACCGGTACTTCCAGGAGCGGGGTCTGGAATCAGCCACCACTCTCTAG